A segment of the Zingiber officinale cultivar Zhangliang chromosome 8B, Zo_v1.1, whole genome shotgun sequence genome:
TAACAATCGATtgctaaacttaaaaatcaaacaaaataTTCTGTAACCAATTATTGGACTCGGTTGTCCATTATTCAATTGCTAGAAAGCTGTAATGGCTAGTCCATCACTAGTTGATTGTTGAAAACATCAATCGGTTGTTAATGGAGCAATCCgttattttaattttctattgGATTAACTAATATTATATTGACCCAATTTATTcaacttttattaaaaatttattccaTTGAGTTAGGTTAgataaaaataaatcaatttaaataattttatattaaagaTTCAATCAAAAtttcacattggaaagatttgaaaaTGACCATGAATTTAGTATGAAGCCTTTTGGATAAAATACAAAGGTAAAGTCATGAGGACTCagactcaaagtggacaatatcatgttattatgGAAATATATAAACATCCTCTGGGCACAACAAATAATATTATGATCTGATGCTCGCGGGGAAAATCCAGAGTAAGTTAGGATAACGAAATGTTCACGGGGAGATACAGAGTGGATTAAGATGATCAGATGCTTACGGAAAAGACCATGAATAGATCAGGACGATCGGATGCTCACAAAGAAGACTAAGAACATATCAAGATCATCAAATGCTCACAGAAAAGACTTAGAACATGTTAAAATGATCAAATATTCATAAGAAAATTCAGAATCGAAAAAGTcctcaaaataaataatatcatataAAGATATATGAGCACTCAACTTTTAGTTTACGATATACTGTGTTTTCAACGGAGTGATCACTCCTACCATTCCTGAGCTGCGCTAAAAGTTGAATGTCGTATTTAACTAATATAATAAATCATATAATTTTAGCGCTTATTGAATATATCAAATCCTTAAGGTTTTCTTCACTCTACCATCGTATATTGAAACGGAGATTCCATCAAGCAGGCCTAATCTATATGCTAGCTGCTATATTGACAGTACGATATTAAGTAGAGTATTGATACAATTAAATTAAGCATGAAATTGGGTCGTCCGTGGCGTGATCCGAATCGCGCAAAAGACTGACGTCTTCGATATCGATTTGTCGAAAGAATCCTGCTAATTTTGCACGCGGGACTCATGTTTCAACAGCAATTAAACTCGCGACGGTGTCCAGGAATCGGAAGCATGCGCAGTGGATGCAGAGACAAGCTGTGAGTGCGCGCCATTCCGATGATCCCCTCGCCATGGCGGAATGGGCCTGCAGATCCTGCGAGCCACGAAGCCAACCGTGACAGCGACCTGCAGCATCAGCCATTAATGCGCTTCGCCCACCGATGCAGCACGAGCGCGCGGCCGCGACGAAATTGCTCGAGCGGCGCTCGCGCGCGAGTGGCCCGCGGACCGGGCCCCTGTGTCTGCTGCATGGGTCCGGGGCGGCGACTCCGAGGCGCGCACATGGGCGGTAGGTTCGCATGTGAAACCATCTGGCCGCCACCATCTCGTTCGGCCGGCGCGGAGGGATGGACCAGAGGTACGAGCCGTGCACTGTTGGCTGCTCTGCCGTTGGCCAGGCAAAATAAGCGAGGCGGGGCGAGGGGAGTTGGACAGGTGTTAAACGATCGGATTGCTTTCGGGGTCACATGGGCATGTCACGATCATGGTGTTGCAGGCACATGGAAAGGGAGAGTAGAGTGGGTGATTGAAATCGCGAGTGCGTGCGCTGGGAATTATTAAAGCAGGCAAGCGATTGGCGCGTCGCAGAGAAGAGCAGAGCGGTTAGCACAAGTGGTGCGTCCATGGTTTGCTGCGTAGACATGAACGGGACCTTGTGGTGATTGCCTCCTCCGCTGCTGTAATTGTTGCCCCGATCCGCTTGCTCTGTCAGCGACCTGTTGTCCCTCGCCTGCTATCAGTCAGAGGCATCGTGCTCTGTCGACTGTCTCTATGCGAGAACAGCCGGGAAATGGTTTAGTTCCCTTGGATGTTTTCCAGTTTGATTAAAATTAGGACTCGTAAATGAGCCCAGCCAAGTTTTGAAATTAAACTgttgaaataattatttaaacttgatttattttatttttataagctTAAGTTTGTTTGAAGTGTACCTTTAagtttgattcgtttagatgttattaagTTTTCAATTTAAGTTTGGTTTAAACTTAGTTCGAACTTGAttcgagtttggttcgtttagatgtcaTCGAACTTtcaatttatatttatttgattgtttgaaagttttaattatttgattggttattaaggttgataattcaaacttatttattttttattttattttattatttatttaatatatttataagagttttattaataaatatggttgatgaatattattcatgaacgttTTTCACGAATATTGTTCATAAACGTTAACGAGTTAAACAcatgtgttcaaacttgtttgtttaatttaacgagctgtttaaatttatttgtttaattaatcttgtatatACTGAACGAACATATACTAAACTTGTGTTATGAACGTTTGATTTATTTATAGTCCTAATTAAAATACAAGAATTGGAAATGTTTACGGgaataaaaaataaagtaaaaaaaaaaagggcgcGTCAAATTTTTACAAATCAAATAAAAGaggattttttttcataaataaaaAAGATGCCCCATTAGtacattttgaaaatacttttctttCAGTGACATTGTAGTAGTTATACTATCGTGTATTTAAGATAAATTTAAAGATTTAGTTTGATTAATTATAAAATAGATAATTTTACACGTTGTAGCATAACTGCTATGTATTGTAGCTACAATTTAGattctaaaattttgaactatcaattttaaactctaaacactattatataaaaatactctttattaacttattaaaaatatttaacttaatcaaaaatcacttaaaattaatcaaaattaactttaaaataattGAAGAACAATCTTGCAACAGATTAGTGCAGTTCAAAATAAAGAACAATGTTGTAACAGCTActtaatagttttataagaataTTTACATCAATTTTTCTATCACTATATCTAAAAATTTAGGGTAAATaatttactttattaaatttagacaatcattTTTCACTACATACTACATCAACTATCCTAAAATTTCCATCATCTttaatttttgattattttcttctcttttttctatgtttttattattatgtttatgAAATGAGTGGAAGAAGATAGATTAAAAAGAATGAGTGAAAGGGGAGaggttaaaaaaatattattttatttttagggtagagattttatttcctaaatttagagaatcattaTTCATATAATTTAGTGTATAATCTTTAAATATGATAACTGATATGGATACTCTAAATTATGACAACTACTCAATAGCTTTTTAATATGGTAGCACCTACTTAATAACCTTAAAATAAGGGATATTTTGGAGATAAAATCTTTCATAGAAtatcttttttgttttttattaaaAAGGAGCCTCTATTCCATGTTTAAAATGTCCttttgattatttatttttttgtatatttttataattggcatataaattaactttgaaatttataCATGAAATAGAAGAATAATTGTGAAAGAGATCTTACTTGTTTTTACTTTAAACTTGCCTTGTAAATACAAACGTAACCTTCCAACTTTCTTGCCAACATGAtgtgtgtttttatttttagcatttttataatattttcccCCTAAACACTAGTTCATAACATTGGACTGATGTCTTGTATTGTAGCACTTGGCCTTTTCTGATGACTTTTGTGGTCATTCACATGCCTTGTTTCGTTATGTTGATATTTCATATATAGAGAAACATTGCTCACTCATTATTATCCTACTAGTCATTTATTTCCTATCATATAATTTGGAGGAAATTTTTCAAATGTGAATTACCTTTTGCCACAGTAATATTTGATCATGTGGCTGATTTGTCACAAAACATAATTAGTTCGGCCCTTTGAATTTGAAAGATTCAACTCCTGTAAATCTGCATGATCTCACACTACTTTAGATCTCAGCCACGATTTTAAACTTAACACAAAAACTTAGCTAATACATACTGTTACATTCAATGAAACACTAGACTATTTTCATGGCGTGAGGAGTCCAGTTTGGTTTCTCTGATGGAAGTCCAGTTGATGaacattcggttaattcgattaatttgatattaattttgtataaatttttattattattattttaaataaatttagttaattgttaactgaaataattaattcggttaattcaattttaataaaactttaatttgattcgatttttgattaatttaattaatttatgaactGAATTAATTAGATGCACATCCCTAATAATAAATACTGTTACATTCAATGAAACACCAGAATATTTTCATGGAGTGAGGACTCCAGTTTGGTTTCTCTGAAAACGATTAAACTAAAGAGAGATGGAAGCCCAGCTGGTGAGCCAGGCCGACAGCGGAGAGCGTCGCCAGTGGCCTCCCCCCGGCAAAAGCAGAGACCAGGCATTTTAATCGGCGCAAAATGTCCCCCGCACAAACTGTTCGCTCACGGCCTCAGAACAATGGCGATCTGTTCGGTCCCCTCCCACTCGCCGTAGCTGCTATAGCGGTCCCGCTCCTCTCCCTCTGCATGCCGTCGCCACTATAACTTTGCCGCTGAGTCCCAGATTCCCAGCTATATATAGAATTGGCCTCTCCTCGCCCTCGTCTCCCTTCTATTTACTCTATTACCGACGTGTATCCATGGACGGCGATGGGAAAGCCGACGCCGGCCTCCTCGAGCGGAGCCGGCGGATCAAGAAGGCGGCCGAGGTCGGACTCGCCCGCTCCTCTCCCGGCCGCCACTGGAGCCGCGAGCTCCTCCGCCGTCGCCTTCTGGACAACAAAGAGGAGACGACGTCGACGACGACGTGCGAGGCGGCAGCGTCGTCGTTGGGGGTGGAAGAGCCAGAGGAGGAGCTGGTGGAGGCTCGAGTGAGGACTCTGCAGCGGCTGGTCCCCGGCGGcgaggagctcggcgtggatagCTTGTTCGAGGAGACGGCCGACTACATCGAGGCGCTGCGGGAGCAGGTGAGCGCAATGCGGGCGTTGGCGTGCTTGCTCCATGGATTCCAAAGGACAAGAGGCGGAGCCGCAGAGGGCGATGATGCAACCAAAACAGAGTTTAGAGAGACTAAATGACAGAGTAATAATTCTTAGCTCGACCTAAATTATCACCTCGATTCCCCCTCTCTGACGCTCATCAAATAGCAAAACACATTTTGTGTTTCCAATTTCCAGAAATGAAATTTTTTCAGAATTATGGTGCAGTGCGATCCATCGTTTAATATGATAGTTTTTTTCACAAAATGCACACTTGTTGTTATTGTTAATGAAAACTAGCTACTACAATACTGAGAAGGAAATTGGAGATTATGAATTATGATCATAACCTATCACTCTAATCACACAACCTCACACAAATCTCTATGAGCAAGCTTAATTTGTGCATAAGAGTAGGGCTAGGTTGTTCAGAGTCTGTGAAGCTTCAACGGAACGCCATGTTGGGGTTGAAGGGTGAAACGTCTGGTGGGAGCATGGGCATAGGACGCTGAAAATTCGAAAGAAAACCTCTGTAGAATCACACTGAGCGCCATCTTAGCTTCGAGCATTGCGAAGTTCTGACCGATACAGATGCGAGGACCCCCgccaaaggggaagaaagcaTACTGCTCTTTCAATGCCATGGAAACCCCTTGTGAGAATCGCATCGGATTGAACTCCTCCGCGTCATCCCCCCAGTTACTTGGATCTCGGTGGATCAACACCGTCGGCAGGACGAGCACTGCCCCTGACGGAATCAACAGGCTTCCTATCTGTACTGGCTTAAAAGTTCTTCTTTCGAGCACAGGAACCGGTGGGTATAGCCTAAGAACCTCATACAGTGTCATTGTCATCTGTCACAGGAATTTAGTGTTAACTGCTACATCTGTTCGATATGTATCCTTAAGAAGTGTAGTTAGATACTCACAATCTTCAAACTGCTCAGTTCATTATATTCGGGTTTGTCTTTGCCAAAGAGTTGCAGAACTTCTTCTCTGGCTTTTACTTGCCAGTCGGGATGCATGCTCAAGACAATCATCGTGGTGGTTAGTAAGATGGACGTCGTTTCTTGTCCGGCGAAGTAAAAGAGCTTGCATTCCTCGATCACGTCTTCGTAAGTCATCCCTGCATTCTTTTCACCCGTTTCTTGGGCGTGTTTCGAGCTGGACTCCAGCATCAAGCCCAAGAGATCCTGTTTTGTTGGTTCACCCTTCTTCATGGCCTCCTCCCTCTTCCTTATTATACCTATTAGAATTGATCGGGCTTCCCTATGAATTGCTTTTCTTCTGTTATTCTTCGGTGTGGGCAAGAATCTACATGACAGAATTGCATCGATGAGTAGATGAAATGGTCTTTCTTCAACGCAAGATATGGATGGGCAAGGAATAGAATTCACCTGAAACCTGGGATATAGACAGACTGCAAAGCTAGAAGTATCAGCTCAGTTTGCTCAGTTTGTAGTTGGAAAATCTTCCTTCCTTCTTTGTAGTTGCTACCGAATGCAGTTCGAGAAATAACATCTGCAGTGAAGTCTTGCAACTCTGGCCAAACATCTACTTGGAAAGACCCTTCTGGGCCAACCATCCCCTCCCATTTCTCAACCATGTCCGTGCAACAGCTACAGAATACCGGCAACATTTGCTGCGAGACAACAAAAACAATGTTCGAGACTGTGGAGCTAGCATTGGGTCGAAGATATGGTCTATGGAGAAGGATTAGTTACCTTCAACTTCTCCAAGTGGAAAGCGGGATTTAACATCTTCCTGTGCTTGGACCATTTCTCACCTTCATAGCTGAAAATGCCTGT
Coding sequences within it:
- the LOC122017489 gene encoding transcription factor IBH1-like; protein product: MDGDGKADAGLLERSRRIKKAAEVGLARSSPGRHWSRELLRRRLLDNKEETTSTTTCEAAASSLGVEEPEEELVEARVRTLQRLVPGGEELGVDSLFEETADYIEALREQVSAMRALACLLHGFQRTRGGAAEGDDATKTEFRETK
- the LOC122014147 gene encoding cytochrome P450 72A397-like yields the protein MTLLVTIENWAALSSWLLLLLFPVWALAEALNVLWWRPWRMERALREQGLTGTAYRFLYGDLKEMRRFLMEAVSKPMPLSHDIALRVAPFIAHKIREFGGTSFTWSGPVPRVALLEPELVKEVFVKKFDQVARPGLSAYQRYFVTGIFSYEGEKWSKHRKMLNPAFHLEKLKQMLPVFCSCCTDMVEKWEGMVGPEGSFQVDVWPELQDFTADVISRTAFGSNYKEGRKIFQLQTEQTELILLALQSVYIPGFRFLPTPKNNRRKAIHREARSILIGIIRKREEAMKKGEPTKQDLLGLMLESSSKHAQETGEKNAGMTYEDVIEECKLFYFAGQETTSILLTTTMIVLSMHPDWQVKAREEVLQLFGKDKPEYNELSSLKIMTMTLYEVLRLYPPVPVLERRTFKPVQIGSLLIPSGAVLVLPTVLIHRDPSNWGDDAEEFNPMRFSQGVSMALKEQYAFFPFGGGPRICIGQNFAMLEAKMALSVILQRFSFEFSASYAHAPTRRFTLQPQHGVPLKLHRL